One Solea senegalensis isolate Sse05_10M linkage group LG13, IFAPA_SoseM_1, whole genome shotgun sequence DNA segment encodes these proteins:
- the tpst1l gene encoding tyrosylprotein sulfotransferase 1, like, with the protein MRTSRSSLLLGCMLLCSVSLVYLGMSGIECPQKSHRHRWMELNLGSVNQSLPLPEHFPEETPLIFIGGFPRSGTTLMRVMLDAHNAVRCGEETRVIPRLLAMRATWSRSVKERIRLDEAGVTDQVLDSAVRAFLLEVIVGHGEPAPRLCNKDPFALKSLSYLARIFPKAKFVLMLRDGRATVHSMISRKVTISGFDLTSYRDCLTKWSSAVDTMFSQCQAAGKDRCLPVHYEQLVLYPEEEMRKLLHFLDLQWDLSVLHHEELIGKAGGVSLSKVERSTDQVIKPVNTDALSKWVGHIPSDVLNDMAEIAPMLSRLGYDPHANPPNYTRSEPLASPFNNSQGLKTAGSSNSS; encoded by the exons GCATGCTTCTTTGTTCTGTGTCTCTGGTCTACCTGGGCATGAGTGGGATCGAGTGCCCTCAAAAAAGCCACCGGCACCGATGGATGGAGCTCAACCTGGGCTCAGTCAATCAGAGCCTGCCCCTCCCTGAACACTTCCCAGAAGAAACACCACTGATCTTTATCGGAGGCTTTCCCCGGAGCGGCACCACACTCATGCGTGTCATGCTGGATGCCCACAATGCCGTGCGCTGTGGTGAAGAGACCCGAGTGATCCCTCGCCTCCTGGCCATGCGGGCCACCTGGAGTCGCTCTGTTAAAGAGAGGATACGATTGGATGAGGCAGGCGTCACTGACCAGGTGTTGGATTCAGCGGTGAGAGCGTTCTTGTTAGAG GTGATAGTCGGCCATGGAGAACCTGCACCTCGCCTTTGCAATAAGGACCCTTTTGCCTTGAAGTCTCTGTCATACCTGGCACGCATCTTCCCTAAAGCAAAATTTGTGCTCATGCTACGAGACGGGCGGGCAACGGTCCACTCCATGATATCACGCAAG GTCACCATCTCTGGCTTCGATCTGACCAGCTACAGGGACTGTCTGACCAAGTGGAGCAGCGCAGTAGACACCATGTTCAGCCAGTGTCAGGCAGCCGGGAAAGACAGATGTCTGCCTGTTCACTATGAGCAACTTGTCTTGTACCcggaggaggaaatgaggaagtTACTTCACTTCCTAGACCTGCAGTGGGATCTGTCAGTGCTGCACCACGAAGAGCTGATTGGAAAGGCTGGTGGTGTGTCTCTGTCCAA GGTCGAGCGATCAACAGATCAGGTGATTAAGCCGGTCAACACAGACGCCCTGTCCAAGTGGGTGGGACACATTCCCTCTGATGTGTTAAACGACATGGCTGAAATCGCACCCATGCTGTCTCGTCTTGGTTACGACCCTCACGCTAACCCACCAAACTACACGAGATCAGAGCCCTTGGCATCACCATTCAACAACTCACAG gGTTTGAAAACAGCCGGATCTTCAAACTCCAGttaa
- the LOC122779768 gene encoding creatine kinase, testis isozyme: MAKVLTLDMYRKLREQATPSGFTIDNVIQTGVDNPGHPFIMTVGCVAGDEETYEVFKDLLDPIIEDRHGGYKPTDKHKTDLNPDNLKGGDDLDPNYVLSSRVRTGRSVRGLSLPPHCTRGERRAVEALSIEALASLSGDLNGKYYALKNMTEAEQQQLIDDHFLFDKPVSPLLLAAGMARDWPDARGIWHNDNKTFLVWVNEEDHLRVISMQTGGNMKEVFTRFCTGLTQIESLFKEKGQAFMWNEHLGYVLTCPSNLGTGLRAGVHVKLPNMSKNDKFDEVLKRMRLQKRGTGGVDTDAVGGVFDISNADRLGFSEVELVQMVVDGIKLLVEMEKKLEEGQPIDDLMPTQK; the protein is encoded by the coding sequence ATGGCCAAGGTTTTAACCCTGGACATGTACAGGAAGCTGAGAGAGCAGGCTACACCCAGTGGCTTCACCATCGACAACGTTATTCAGACAGGGGTTGATAATCCCGGCCACCCCTTCATCATGACCGTGGGCTGCGTTGCCGGTGATGAGGAGACTTATGAAGTCTTCAAGGACCTGTTGGACCCCATCATTGAGGATAGACATGGAGGATACAAACCCACAGACAAGCACAAGACTGACCTCAACCCTGACAACCTGAAGGGTGGTGATGACCTCGACCCCAACTATGTCCTGAGCTCCCGTGTACGAACAGGACGCAGCGTCCGTGGCCTCTCCCTGCCACCACACTGCACCCGAGGCGAGAGGCGCGCCGTGGAGGCACTCTCCATCGAAGCTCTGGCCTCCCTGAGTGGAGACCTGAATGGCAAATACTACGCCCTGAAGAACATGACGGAggctgaacagcagcagcttattGATGATCACTTTTTGTTTGATAAGCCTgtgtctcctctgctgctggcCGCAGGGATGGCTCGTGACTGGCCCGATGCCAGGGGTATCTGGCACAATGACAACAAGACCTTTTTGGTATGGGTGAATGAGGAGGACCACCTGCGTGTGATCTCCATGCAGACAGGAGGCAACATGAAAGAGGTGTTCACTCGCTTTTGTACCGGACTCACCCAGATCGAGAGCCTGTTCAAGGAAAAAGGCCAGGCTTTCATGTGGAATGAACACCTGGGCTACGTCCTCACATGCCCATCTAACCTGGGCACTGGTCTGCGTGCAGGTGTGCATGTGAAGCTGCCAAACATgagcaaaaatgacaaatttgaTGAGGTCCTAAAGAGGATGAGGCTCCAGAAACGTGGAACAGGTGGCGTGGACACCGATGCTGTGGGAGGAGTGTTTGACATATCTAATGCTGACAGACTGGGCTTCTCTGAGGTGGAGCTGGTGCAGATGGTGGTCGACGGAATCAAGCTGCTGGTCGAAATggagaagaagctggaggagggCCAGCCTATTGACGACCTGATGCCCACCCAGAAGTAA